In Clostridium thermosuccinogenes, the genomic stretch GAAAAGCAGAGAAACAATAAACTCAGGAAGAAAAACTGCAGTGTGTTTACCGAGGACTTGCTCTTGCCGGTCCTCGGGTTTATTGTCTTTGTTTCAATGCTTCAATTCGGGGATGGAATATTAAAGCATTGGGGTGAATATAATTGACTAGAACAAGCGATAAGTATGTACATGGAACATTGGCGGAAAAAATCGAATACGACGTATATGAAGAGAACAAGGTACTAAAAGCCAAGAAAATACATAAGCAGAACAGAAAAATCAAGTTTAGGATGATACTGAATACAGCTTTTATATTTTCCTTATGCTTTATCATTATATACAGGTATGCTCTGGTGACGGAGCTGAATTATGAAATCGACAAGCTGGGAAGGCAGTATGAAGAGCTATTGGAAGAAAAGACCACTCTCGAATTTGAGCTGGAGAAGGGTATGAACCTGGCCAAGATTGAAGAAATAGCCAGGAATAAGCTGGGTATGGTAAGACCTGACAAAAACCAGATCGTCAATGTCAGCGTGCCCAAAGACGACTACACTGTTGCAGCTGCTGAAGAAAAGACTAAATCTGAAGCGCAGGGATTATTCGACGCCC encodes the following:
- a CDS encoding septum formation initiator family protein, encoding MTRTSDKYVHGTLAEKIEYDVYEENKVLKAKKIHKQNRKIKFRMILNTAFIFSLCFIIIYRYALVTELNYEIDKLGRQYEELLEEKTTLEFELEKGMNLAKIEEIARNKLGMVRPDKNQIVNVSVPKDDYTVAAAEEKTKSEAQGLFDALVYKINSFASLLY